Genomic segment of Ewingella sp. CoE-038-23:
GGCCTTCACCATGCTGCTCGACCGTATTGTCAGCAAGCGCGAAGAGTCGCAAACCATCGAGGTTCACCCGAAACTGGTTGAGCGCCGCTCAGTGGCCGACGGCCCGTATCGCGACTATCGTCGTTAATAGCGCGCCGCGAATAAAATAGTGAACCGACCAACGCCTGCTCCCATGCAGGCGTTTTTAATTGCGCAACCACTCCTGATTCATGGTTTCACTGTCGCCGAGATAGTCCAGCAGCCACGCCAGCGCGGGCGATTGATTGCTTTGGTCCCACGTCAGGCAGCAGGCGCTTTCCGGGAAATCCGTAGCCAGTTGCAAAACGCGAAGCTTATCCTGCTCAAGCCATTTATCCACCATATGGACGGGCATCATGCCGACACACAGCCCCGCGCACAGGCACTCAATGGCGCAGGTCCAGTCCGGCACCACCAGCCGACGCTGATTATCCAAGGTCCAGGTATCGCGCTTGGGTAAGCTACGCGAGGTGTCTTCCAGACATAGCGCGGGGTACTCTCGCAGCTGGTCGTCAATCAGCGGCGCGGGCAACGCCGCCAGCGGATGGCTCGGGCTGACCACGCAGTGCCAATCCATAAAGCCCATGTCGCGAAAGCTAAAACGCCCGCCGGTGGGCACCGCGCGGGTGGCGCCGATGGCGACGTCAGCGCGGCCATCAACCAGCGCGTCCCACACGCCGTTGAACACTTCGGAATGAATAATCAGCTCGGTGTCCGGGAAGGTGCGATAGAAATCCGTCACCAGCCGCCGCGCCCTTTCTGGCTTAACGATACGGTCAATCGCCACGCTGAGCTGGCCGCGCCAGCCGTTTGCCACCTGCTGGCACTGACGGCGGGTCGCCATCATTTTTTTGATAAGCAACCGCGCATCCTCAACAAAAACCTGCCCGGCCGGGGTTAATTCCACATCGCGGTGGCGGCGTTCAAACAGCGGCACGGCCAGCCACTGCTCGAGTTGGCGGACGGTATAACTCACCGCCGAGGGCACGCGGTGCAGTTCTGCCGCCGCCGCGCTAAAACTGCCGGTGCGCGCCACGGCGTCCACCACTTCTAACGAGTATTCTGACCACATTTCATTCGCCCTCGGCTTGCTTTCAATTTTTTTGATACATCACTGCAAATATTAGCGTTTCACAAGGGCTTTACCAAACACTTAAACTTCTAGGCGTTTTCCTGCAATTTTTGCCACCGCGTAATGTCATTGATACATCGCATTTAAGAAGAGAAAAATGAAACCCTCCTTTGGATTTATGCTCTACCTCGCCGGGCTGAGTATGCTGGGCTTTTTAGCCACCGATATGTACCTGCCTGCATTCAGCGCAATGCAAACCTCTTTAGTCACCACGCCGGGCCTGATCAGCGCCAGCCTCAGTATCTTCTTAGGCGGCTTTGCCATTGGCCAACTGGTCTGGGGGCCGCTCTCCGATCGCATGGGTCGCCGCCCGGTTCTGATTGCCGGACTGACCCTGTTCGCGCTGGGCTGTCTGGGGATGCTGTGGGTTGAAAATATTTATCTGCTGCTCGGTCTGCGCTTCCTGCAAGCCATCGGCGTGTGTGCTGCGGCAGTGAGCTGGCAGGCGCTGGTGGTTGATCGCTACTCGTCTGAAGTGGCGAAACGCACCTTTGCGACTATCATGCCGCTGGTCGCGCTCTCTCCGGCGCTCGCCCCGCTGCTTGGTGCATGGGTGCTTAACCATTTTGACTGGCAGGCCATTTTTGCCCTGCTGTTGGCCGTCGGCGTGCTGCTACTGGCCTTCTCTTTCCGCATTAAAGAAGCCAAAAAAGCCAGTGGCGAGAAAAAGGCTGACAACATCAGCTTCTTCCGCCTGATGGCTTCGCCAGCGTTTAGCGGCAACGTGATGATTTACGCTGCGTGTTCGGCAGGTTTCTTTGCCTGGCTGACCGGCTCACCCTTTATTTTGAGTGATATGGGTTACACGCCGGGAGTGATTGGTCTGAGCTATGTTCCGCAGACAATTGCATTTTTAGTGGGGGGCTTCGGCTGCCGTTTGCTGATCGCCAAAATTGACGGCAACCGCATTCTGCCTTGGCTACTGGCGGGTTACACCCTGAGCGTCGTGGCGCTTTATCTGGTGGCAACCCTCACTCACGCCACGCTAATCACCCTGCTCATTCCCTTCTGTTTAATGGCATTGGTGAATGGTGCGTGCTATCCAATTGTTGTAGCAAATGCATTAATGTCATTTCCTGCTAATACAGGCAAGGCTGCTGCACTGCAAAATACACTACAATTAGGTTTGTGTTTTGTTGCCAGCCTGTTGGTTTCCACTTTTATTGCCCTGCCACTTCTGGCCACGGTGACGGTAATGCTTGGCACCGTTGTCTTGGTTGGACTGGGATTTTTTATGGCCAAAAAAGGTGAGAAACAGGCGACTGCGGTAGCGGTAACTGCCGGAGGAGAATTATCGCGAAACGATGCTTAACATGCTAACGGATCGTCATAATTACCCTCTGTAACAATCACTTAAAGTATATGCTCGCCCCGCACGATTTATTATTGAGAATGCGGAAAGGCGGGCATATACTCAATCGAACCTAAAAAAATAACATTTTACCAAAACTTTTATCACAACTTGTTGTCGATGCGGGGAGTGCATCACACTTTATAAAATGGATTTTTCACCCATACTCTTAGTGGCAGTGGGTGTTCTTCTAATTATTTCCTCTGTTCATAGTCGCATATCAGACAAGGCGGATTAACCGTCTGTTCTCATAATGACCTGCATAAATTGCCTAATATTTTCTTGGCAGGTTAATAAGTCAGAAGAGAAAGTGATGGAGAAGCTATGAGTTCATCGTGTGTAGAAGACCTGAGTATTCAAGATAATCAATGGTATCGCATCGCCAATGAAATGCTCGGGATGGCCGATATCCAGATTAATGGTACTCGACCTTTTGATATAAAAGTAAAAAATCCTGATTTCTTTAAGCGTGTTTTACAGGAAGGTTCTTTGGGTCTGGGCGAAAGCTATATGGACGGCTGGTGGGAATGCGAGCGTCTCGATATGTTCTTCCAGCGGGTCATTAACGCCGGTCTTGAGACTAAACTCCCGCGCCATTTTAAAGATATACTCCGCATTGCAGCCGCACGGCTAACCAATCTTCAATCCAGAAAACGCGCCTGGATTGTGGGCAAAGAGCATTACGACTTGGGCAACGACTTGTTCAGTCTGATGTTAGACCCCTATATGCAATATTCCTGCGGTTACTGGAAAGAGGCAACAACTCTCGAACAGGCCCAGGAAGCAAAATTAAAAATGATTTGCGATAAGCTGCAATTGAAGCCGGGCATGCGCTTGCTCGACATCGGATGTGGTTGGGGTGGGCTTTCGGAATTCGCAGCGAAAAATTACGGCGTTAGCGTTGTTGGAGTCACAATCTCTGCTGAGCAACAAAAAATGGCACAAGAGCGCTGCAAGGGCCTCGACGTCACTATTTTGCTGCAAGACTACCGCGACCTGAACGATCAGTTTGATCGTATTGTGTCGGTGGGCATGTTCGAACACGTGGGTCCGAAGAATTATCAGACTTACTTCAACGTGGCGAAACGCAATATTAAGCCGGACGGTTTATTCCTTCTGCATACGATTGGTTCGAATAAAACCGACCTGAACGTTGACCCGTGGATCGATAAGTATATTTTCCCTAATGGCTGCTTGCCTTCCGTTCAGCAAATCGCGCAAACCAGCGAATCACTGTTTGTGATGGAAGATTGGCACAACATCGGGGCGGATTACGACAGGACGCTGATGGCGTGGTATGAACGTTTCCAGCAGGCATGGCCTTCTCTGGCAGAACGTTACGGCGATCGCTTCTACAGAATGTTTACTTATTATCTTAACGCCTGTGCCGGCGCCTTCCGCGCCCGTGACATTCAATTGTGGCAGGTGGTATTCAGCGCGCAAGGCGTCGAAGGCGGTATTCGTGTTCCACGCTAAGTGACAGACGAAAAAAAGCCGGACAGTGATGAGCTGCCCGGCTTTTTTATTGCGCTGTTTTTATTTTATAAATTAGTGCTCTTGCTGTTCGGCCAGCGCCTGAGCCGTGGCCATCGCGGCTTCGCGGCTTGCCAACACGCGCTCGACGGTGTCAACGATCGCCTGGGTCTGCGGGTCGATTTCAATATTGATTTTATCCCCCAGACGTTTCGCGCCTAAGGTGGTTCTTTGCAGCGTTTCAGGAATTAAATGCACGCAGAAACGGGTTTTGGTCACTTCACCGACGGTCAGGCTAATGCCGTCAATACCAATGAAACCTTTATGCAGCACATATTTCATTAAATCTTCGTGAGGCATGCGGAACCAGATTTGACGGTTATTTTCTGAGGTCAGGATTTTCGCCACTTCTGCCGTACAAATAATATGCCCAGACATTAAGTGGCCGCCGATTTCATCATCAAATCGCGCTGCGCGCTCGAGATTTACCTCCGCACCGGGCTGCAAATCACCCAGGTTGGTCAGGCGAAGCGTCTCTTTAACCAAGTCGAAGCTCACCAGATCACCCTTAACTTCCGTGACGGTAAGGCAACAACCATTGTGAGCAACCGACGCGCCAAGCTCGAGGTTGTCCAGCATATGGGCTGGCATTTTGACAACGTGGGTACGGAAGTTAGGTTTTTCATCGATGGACACTAGCGTTCCTGTGCCCTGAACAATACCGGTAAACATAGGTCATGCCTCATTAAATGCTTGTCTCTTATCCGTCAGTTTGCCGCAGAATTGAGGGAAAGCCAAATCAATGAATCTAAAATATCAACCCGATGTAAAAGCGCATTATTTAACTCGACATTAACAGCTTTATTGCTTAAAAAATCTTAAGATGTACAATCTTCGGGCTATTTCCCGCTATTTTAGCGTCATGTTTTCCATGACGTTTTCTTAATTTAATCACTGTCCAACGTGGTTGGAGTTTCGGCAATACAGCACGTGAAGCGCCCTTGGGAATGTTTACAGGAAATATTCCCCTCTCCGGCGTACGGCTCTCGACGCGATAACTTCAGGAACGAAGGATTAACCATATAAAGGTGTATACGTGCAGAAGTACCTTACAGAAGCGCGTGTCTTATTAGCGCTCGCTGTTCCCGTCATCTTTGCTCAAATTGCTCAAACCGCAATGGGCGTGGTGGACACCATCATGGCTGGCTCGGTCAGCGCAACGGACATGGCCGCAGTGGCCGTCGGTACCTCGATTTGGCTGCCGGCAATTCTTTTGGGTCATGGCTTGGTGCTGGCACTTAGCCCGACCGTGGCCCATCTCAACGGTGCCGGTCGACGCGATAAAATCGCCCATCAGGTGCAGCAAGGTTTCTGGCTGGCGGCAGGCGTGTCGGTGCTGATCATGGCCGTCATCTATAATTGCGAGCACATCATCGGCCTGATGCATAACGTGGATGAAGAGCTGAAAGAGAAAGCCATTGGTTACCTGCACGCCATTATGTGGGGCGCGCCGGGCTACCTGTTCTTCCAAGTGCTGCGCGTCCAGTGCGAAGGGTTGTCGAAAACCAAGCCGG
This window contains:
- the punR gene encoding DNA-binding transcriptional activator PunR, encoding MWSEYSLEVVDAVARTGSFSAAAAELHRVPSAVSYTVRQLEQWLAVPLFERRHRDVELTPAGQVFVEDARLLIKKMMATRRQCQQVANGWRGQLSVAIDRIVKPERARRLVTDFYRTFPDTELIIHSEVFNGVWDALVDGRADVAIGATRAVPTGGRFSFRDMGFMDWHCVVSPSHPLAALPAPLIDDQLREYPALCLEDTSRSLPKRDTWTLDNQRRLVVPDWTCAIECLCAGLCVGMMPVHMVDKWLEQDKLRVLQLATDFPESACCLTWDQSNQSPALAWLLDYLGDSETMNQEWLRN
- the punC gene encoding purine nucleoside transporter PunC; this translates as MKPSFGFMLYLAGLSMLGFLATDMYLPAFSAMQTSLVTTPGLISASLSIFLGGFAIGQLVWGPLSDRMGRRPVLIAGLTLFALGCLGMLWVENIYLLLGLRFLQAIGVCAAAVSWQALVVDRYSSEVAKRTFATIMPLVALSPALAPLLGAWVLNHFDWQAIFALLLAVGVLLLAFSFRIKEAKKASGEKKADNISFFRLMASPAFSGNVMIYAACSAGFFAWLTGSPFILSDMGYTPGVIGLSYVPQTIAFLVGGFGCRLLIAKIDGNRILPWLLAGYTLSVVALYLVATLTHATLITLLIPFCLMALVNGACYPIVVANALMSFPANTGKAAALQNTLQLGLCFVASLLVSTFIALPLLATVTVMLGTVVLVGLGFFMAKKGEKQATAVAVTAGGELSRNDA
- the cfa gene encoding cyclopropane fatty acyl phospholipid synthase; this translates as MSSSCVEDLSIQDNQWYRIANEMLGMADIQINGTRPFDIKVKNPDFFKRVLQEGSLGLGESYMDGWWECERLDMFFQRVINAGLETKLPRHFKDILRIAAARLTNLQSRKRAWIVGKEHYDLGNDLFSLMLDPYMQYSCGYWKEATTLEQAQEAKLKMICDKLQLKPGMRLLDIGCGWGGLSEFAAKNYGVSVVGVTISAEQQKMAQERCKGLDVTILLQDYRDLNDQFDRIVSVGMFEHVGPKNYQTYFNVAKRNIKPDGLFLLHTIGSNKTDLNVDPWIDKYIFPNGCLPSVQQIAQTSESLFVMEDWHNIGADYDRTLMAWYERFQQAWPSLAERYGDRFYRMFTYYLNACAGAFRARDIQLWQVVFSAQGVEGGIRVPR
- a CDS encoding riboflavin synthase subunit alpha; translation: MFTGIVQGTGTLVSIDEKPNFRTHVVKMPAHMLDNLELGASVAHNGCCLTVTEVKGDLVSFDLVKETLRLTNLGDLQPGAEVNLERAARFDDEIGGHLMSGHIICTAEVAKILTSENNRQIWFRMPHEDLMKYVLHKGFIGIDGISLTVGEVTKTRFCVHLIPETLQRTTLGAKRLGDKINIEIDPQTQAIVDTVERVLASREAAMATAQALAEQQEH